A window of candidate division WOR-3 bacterium genomic DNA:
ATTTCAAGGATTTATCAAAAATAAAAAATTGGACCTATATTGAAAAAAAAGAAGAAGAAATTTTTTTAATGAAACGGGGTTATCATTCTTTATATTCCTTAGAAAAGGAACTGAAAAGAAAAATAAAAATAAAGAGGGATTATTGGTTTAATATTTTAATTATCTGTACCGGAAATACCTGCCGAAGCCCAATGGCAAAAGGAATATTGGAAAACTATTTAAAAGATTATCCTGTTTTTATTTATTCGGCTGGAACAACTGCTTTAAAAAAATCTCCACCTTCTTCGTATGCCGAAAAGGCTTTAAAAGAGATTGGAATTGATATTAGTGACCATCGTAGTCGGCAGGTGGATGAAAAAATGGTAGTACAAGCCGATTTGATTCTATGTGCCGAAAAAAATCATATTTATTATTTAGAAACTTTTTATCCGGAATACAAAGATAAAATTTTTCTCATAAAAGGATATCCTAATAAAAACGGTGAAGATCTTTTAGATCCAATTGGTTTGGATTATGATGTTTATTTGAGGGTAAGGGATGAATTAATGATTGCTTTAAAAAATGTCGCAGAAGATATTAAAGAAAGATTTGATTAGGAGGAAGTTATGGATATTTTTTTAACCGAAGAACAGAGAATGATAAAAAACTTAACAAGAAAATTTGCCGAAGAAAAGATAAAACCTGTTAGGCAGAAATTAGATGAAAAAGGCGAGTTTCCTTTTGAACTCTTAAAGGAAATGGCGAAACTGGATTTATTTCGGATTTATATTCCCGAAGAATATGAAGGAATGGGTGGTGGAATTTTTGAGATGTGTTTGGTTGTTGAGGAGATTTCTCGGATTTGTGGTGCCGTTGGTGTCTCTTATGCTGCTTGCGGATTGGCTGCCTTTCCAATTATTATTGCCGGAAATGAAGAGCAAAAAAGAAAATATCTACCAAGATTTGCTAATGGAGCAATCGGTGCCTTTTGTTTAACCGAGGCAAATGCTGGTAGTGATGCCAGTAATGTAGAAACTACCGCAGTTAAAGATGGTGATTTTTATATTTTAAATGGAACAAAACAGTTTATTACCAATGGTAGTGTAGCCGATATTTATGTAGTAGTGGCTTCTACTGATAGAAAAAAAGGTGCGCGGGGACTTTCTTGCTTTATTGTGGAAAAAGATACACCCGGACTTTCTTTTGGTAAGGAAGAGAATAAAATGGGAATAAGAGCATCTAAAACAACCGAAGTTATCTTTACTGATTGTAAG
This region includes:
- a CDS encoding acyl-CoA dehydrogenase family protein codes for the protein MDIFLTEEQRMIKNLTRKFAEEKIKPVRQKLDEKGEFPFELLKEMAKLDLFRIYIPEEYEGMGGGIFEMCLVVEEISRICGAVGVSYAACGLAAFPIIIAGNEEQKRKYLPRFANGAIGAFCLTEANAGSDASNVETTAVKDGDFYILNGTKQFITNGSVADIYVVVASTDRKKGARGLSCFIVEKDTPGLSFGKEENKMGIRASKTTEVIFTDCKVPKENLLGKEGMGFIITMRTFDKTRPGVGAQAVGIAQGALEEAINYAKQRKQFGQPIASFQGIQFMLAQMATKIEAARQLVYYAAKVCDSGAKNISAVSSMAKLFASDVAMEVTTNAVQIFGGYGYMKDYPVEKMMRDAKITQIYEGTNQIQQQIIALELIKGTYQPTL
- a CDS encoding low molecular weight protein arginine phosphatase — encoded protein: MKKEVKLIKLYENLLLGSKEKEVLLNLLAELNLTQLPILQVIKDNEQENFFPIKPLVIFYADEYFLNIDKKERETLKGLYFLEFREEDFLISANELINFLKKKYKVEKNFKDLSKIKNWTYIEKKEEEIFLMKRGYHSLYSLEKELKRKIKIKRDYWFNILIICTGNTCRSPMAKGILENYLKDYPVFIYSAGTTALKKSPPSSYAEKALKEIGIDISDHRSRQVDEKMVVQADLILCAEKNHIYYLETFYPEYKDKIFLIKGYPNKNGEDLLDPIGLDYDVYLRVRDELMIALKNVAEDIKERFD